The region CGCATCAAGGGCATCGTCACCTCGCTGCACGAGATGCTCGACGCCTTCCCCGAGACGGGTAGCGCGCGACGCACGATCCGGTTCATCGGCAACGTCGAGGTGGGGCGCGACATCGCCCTCGACGAGCTGCGCGAGCGGTACCACGGCGTGATCCTCGCCACCGGGGCGCTGCGCGACGCCGCACTCGACCTCCCCGGCGTCGACCTGACCGGCTCGTACGGAGCCGCGGACTTCGTGGCCTGGTACGACGGGCATCCCGACGTGCCGCGAACCTGGCCGCTCGACGCGTCGTCGGTCGCGGTGATCGGCAACGGCAACGTCGCCCTCGACGTGGCTCGCGTGCTCGCCAAGCACGCGGTCGACCTGCGCACCACCGAAGTGCCAGACAACGTGCTCGCCGGCCTCGAGTCGTCTGCGGTGACCGACGTGCACGTGTTCGGCCGCCGCGGGCCCGCCGACATCAAGTTCACCCCGATCGAGCTGCGCGAGCTGGGCGACGTGCGCGACGTCGACATCGTGCTGTACGACGACGATTTCGAGGGCGTCGACCCGACCGCCGCATCGAACAACCAGCTCAAGGTCATGCTGCGCACGCTGAACTCGTGGCGCGACCGGCCGTCGACGGGGGCGTCCCGCAGACTGCACCTGCACTTCTGGCACGCGCCGGTCGAGATCACCGGTGACAGCCGCGTCGAGGGCATCCGGTTCGCCCGCACCGCACCCGACGCCGACGGCGCACCCGTGCCGACCGGCGAGGTGCGCGAGTACGACGTGCAGGCGGTGTACCGCGCCATCGGCTACTACGGCACCCGCGTCGAGGGTGCCGACTTCGACGAGCACCGCGGCGTCGTGCCCAACGACGAGGGCCGCGTGCTCGGCCAGCCGGGCCTGTACGCCACGGGCTGGATCAAGCGAGGGCCGGTCGGCCTGATCGGGCACACGAAGTCCGACGCGCTCGAGACGATCGGGCACCTCGTCGCAGACGCCGCAGCCGGCGCTCTCACGGCGCCGGCCGTCGAGACCGACGTGCTCGACCTGCTCGACGAGCGCGAGACCGCGTACACGACCTGGGATGGATGGCTGGCGCTGGATGCCCACGAGCGCGCCCTGGGTGAGAACCACGAGCATGTGCGTGAGCGCGTGAAGGTCGTCGGCCGCGACGAGCAGGTCGACATCTCGCGGCCGGGGGTGCTGGCCCCGTGACCTACGTGATCGCGCTGCCGTGCGTGGACGTGAAGGACCGCGCCTGCATCGACGAGTGCCCTGTGGACTGCATCTACGAGGGCGAGCGCTCGCTCTACATCCACCCCGACGAGTGCGTCGACTGCGGCGCCTGCGAGCCGGTGTGCCCAGTCGAGGCGATCTACTACGAAGACGATCTGCCCGAGGAGTGGGCCGACTACTACAAGGCGAACGTCGAGTTCTTCGACGAGATCGGGTCACCGGGCGGGGCGTCGAAGGTCGGGACGTACGACTTCGACCACCCCGTCGTGGCAACTGTCGCGCCGCAGGAGACGGCGCATGGCTGACTACGACGTGCTCATCGTCGGAGGGGGCCCGGCCGGTCTCTCGGCGGCGCTGAACCTCGGCCGCTCCCTCGCCCGCGTGCTCGTCGTCGACGCCGACCGGCCCCGCAACGCCGCGACGCTCAACTCGCACGGCTTTCTCACGCGCGACGGTGTTCCGCCGTTCGAGTTGCGGCGCATCGCCCGTGAGGAGCTCTCCGCCTACCCGAACGTCGAGATCCGCTCACGAGTGCGGGTGGGCTCTCTGACGACGACGGATGCCGGCTTCGCCGCCGGCATCGGGCGACGCGAGCCCTCTGAGCACGTGACGGCGAGGTCAGTGCTGCTCGCCACAGGGCTGCGTGAGACTCTGCCCGAGGTGCCGAACCTGCGCGGCTTCTACGGAATGACCCTGTTCAGCTGCGCGGCGTGCGATGCGTGGGAGCTGCGCGGCCGCAGCCTCGCTCTCATCGGCGAATCCGCCGACCTCGCCGACCGCGCCAGGCTCATCTCGCACTGGACGCCGCAGCTCACCGTGTTCACCCACGGATCCGACGCGGTGACCACCGCCGAAGAGGCAGAGCTCGCGACGGCCGGCGTCGCCGTGGTCCGCTCGCCGATCGTCGAGCTGGCCGGCGAGCGCGGCCGGATCGAGGCGGTGCGCACCGCCGACGGCACCGCGCGCCCCATCGACGGCGGCTTCGTGCGCCCCGACTGGGAGGCCGACCTGTCGTTCCTCGACGGCATCGCGCCCGACCGCGACGAGGCAGGACACCTGCTGACCGACAGGTCCGGCCGGACGAGCTTCCCCGGCCTGTACGCGGCCGGAGACGTCGCCGCTCCCG is a window of Microbacterium esteraromaticum DNA encoding:
- a CDS encoding NAD(P)/FAD-dependent oxidoreductase, translated to MADYDVLIVGGGPAGLSAALNLGRSLARVLVVDADRPRNAATLNSHGFLTRDGVPPFELRRIAREELSAYPNVEIRSRVRVGSLTTTDAGFAAGIGRREPSEHVTARSVLLATGLRETLPEVPNLRGFYGMTLFSCAACDAWELRGRSLALIGESADLADRARLISHWTPQLTVFTHGSDAVTTAEEAELATAGVAVVRSPIVELAGERGRIEAVRTADGTARPIDGGFVRPDWEADLSFLDGIAPDRDEAGHLLTDRSGRTSFPGLYAAGDVAAPGPQQLIVAAGAGARVAAVITHDRIGVATAH
- a CDS encoding FAD-dependent oxidoreductase; the protein is MTLSTLRVAIVGAGPAGIYAGNLLAQAVAAHDAIGAVEIDLFESLPAPYGLIRYGVAPDHPRIKGIVTSLHEMLDAFPETGSARRTIRFIGNVEVGRDIALDELRERYHGVILATGALRDAALDLPGVDLTGSYGAADFVAWYDGHPDVPRTWPLDASSVAVIGNGNVALDVARVLAKHAVDLRTTEVPDNVLAGLESSAVTDVHVFGRRGPADIKFTPIELRELGDVRDVDIVLYDDDFEGVDPTAASNNQLKVMLRTLNSWRDRPSTGASRRLHLHFWHAPVEITGDSRVEGIRFARTAPDADGAPVPTGEVREYDVQAVYRAIGYYGTRVEGADFDEHRGVVPNDEGRVLGQPGLYATGWIKRGPVGLIGHTKSDALETIGHLVADAAAGALTAPAVETDVLDLLDERETAYTTWDGWLALDAHERALGENHEHVRERVKVVGRDEQVDISRPGVLAP
- the fdxA gene encoding ferredoxin; translation: MTYVIALPCVDVKDRACIDECPVDCIYEGERSLYIHPDECVDCGACEPVCPVEAIYYEDDLPEEWADYYKANVEFFDEIGSPGGASKVGTYDFDHPVVATVAPQETAHG